One window from the genome of Jiangella alba encodes:
- a CDS encoding ABC transporter permease — MTRFLIRRILQGLVVLWLITVAVFALFFVVPNDVARTLAGRQATPETIALIQHRLGLDQPVWKQYLDFVWRALHGDLGYDYYHQVPVTHIIAQALPITLSLAIGASIIWLVLGVFNGVLSATHPRSLEDRGLTAFSLFFYSMPPFLLGILLLYVFYYQLTLRGVTWFPAGGYVPFAQDPVAWFQHMVLPWITLALLLAATYTRLTRASMLDVLGEDYIRTARSKGISEQRVIYRHGLRAALTPVVTQFGIDLGQLVGGAVVTETVFSLPGLGNTAVDAITRQDLPVIIGIVLVASAAVVIANIVVDVAYAGLDPRVRLH, encoded by the coding sequence GTGACCCGGTTCCTGATCCGCCGGATCCTCCAGGGCCTCGTGGTGCTCTGGCTCATCACCGTCGCGGTGTTCGCGCTGTTCTTCGTGGTGCCCAACGACGTGGCCCGCACGCTGGCCGGCCGGCAGGCGACGCCGGAGACGATCGCGCTGATCCAGCACCGGCTCGGGCTGGACCAGCCGGTCTGGAAGCAGTACCTCGACTTCGTCTGGCGTGCGCTGCACGGCGACCTCGGGTACGACTACTACCACCAGGTGCCGGTGACGCACATCATCGCGCAGGCGCTGCCGATCACGCTGTCGCTGGCGATCGGGGCGTCGATCATCTGGCTGGTGCTGGGCGTGTTCAACGGGGTGCTGTCGGCGACCCATCCGCGCTCGCTGGAGGACCGCGGGCTGACCGCGTTCTCGCTGTTCTTCTACTCGATGCCGCCGTTCCTGCTCGGCATCCTGCTGCTGTACGTCTTCTACTACCAACTGACCCTGCGCGGCGTGACGTGGTTCCCGGCCGGCGGCTACGTCCCGTTCGCGCAGGACCCGGTGGCGTGGTTCCAGCACATGGTGCTGCCGTGGATCACGCTGGCGCTGCTGCTGGCGGCGACATACACCCGGCTCACCCGCGCGTCCATGCTCGACGTGCTGGGTGAGGACTACATCCGCACCGCCCGGTCGAAGGGGATCAGCGAGCAGCGCGTCATCTACCGGCACGGGCTGCGCGCGGCGCTGACGCCGGTGGTGACGCAGTTCGGCATCGACCTCGGCCAGCTGGTCGGCGGCGCGGTCGTCACCGAGACGGTGTTCAGCCTGCCCGGCCTCGGCAACACCGCGGTCGACGCGATCACCCGGCAGGACCTGCCGGTGATCATCGGGATCGTGCTCGTCGCGTCGGCCGCGGTGGTCATCGCCAACATCGTCGTCGACGTCGCCTACGCCGGGCTGGACCCGCGCGTGCGGCTGCACTGA
- a CDS encoding ABC transporter permease, translated as MNAQPVATVTASAATAKPIEGRGTWALAWSRLRHDRVAMISLVVILLIVVVAIAAPLVAHVTGHPPNEQYRDIGLSPEGLPRAPNSTFWLGTDDLGRDILVRIAYGARVSLLVGVVATGLTVVIGVLVGLAAGYVGGWLDTVLARIVDVVLSVPFLLVAIALVSVTGPSMTVTVLVIGFFSWASVARIVRGQVLSIREREYVEAARSLGAGSIRIMFVDVLPNVLAPVIVYTTLLVPVVIVTQATLSFLGLGLPPPTADWGGMISSAQNYYTTAWWFVVFPGAALLITTLAFNLFGDGVRDAFDPRFSQQLRR; from the coding sequence ATGAACGCCCAGCCGGTCGCGACGGTCACGGCGTCCGCCGCGACGGCGAAGCCGATCGAGGGCCGCGGCACCTGGGCGCTGGCGTGGTCGCGGCTGCGGCACGACCGGGTGGCGATGATCTCGCTGGTCGTGATCCTGCTGATCGTCGTCGTCGCGATCGCCGCGCCGCTGGTCGCGCACGTCACCGGGCACCCGCCGAACGAGCAGTACCGCGACATCGGGCTGTCGCCGGAGGGGCTGCCGCGGGCGCCGAACAGCACGTTCTGGCTCGGCACCGACGACCTCGGCCGCGACATCCTGGTCCGCATCGCCTACGGCGCCCGCGTGTCGCTGCTGGTCGGCGTCGTCGCCACGGGGCTGACCGTCGTCATCGGCGTGCTGGTCGGGCTGGCCGCCGGCTACGTCGGCGGCTGGCTCGACACCGTCCTGGCCCGCATCGTCGACGTCGTGCTGTCGGTGCCGTTCCTGCTGGTCGCGATCGCGCTGGTATCGGTCACCGGGCCGAGCATGACGGTGACGGTGCTGGTGATCGGGTTCTTCAGCTGGGCGTCGGTGGCCCGCATCGTGCGCGGCCAGGTGCTGTCGATCCGGGAGCGCGAGTACGTCGAGGCGGCCCGCTCGCTGGGCGCCGGGTCGATCCGGATCATGTTCGTCGACGTGCTGCCGAACGTGCTCGCGCCGGTGATCGTCTACACGACGCTGCTGGTGCCGGTGGTGATCGTCACCCAGGCGACGCTGTCGTTCCTGGGCCTCGGGCTGCCGCCGCCCACCGCCGACTGGGGCGGCATGATCAGCTCCGCGCAGAACTACTACACGACGGCCTGGTGGTTCGTCGTCTTCCCCGGCGCCGCGCTGCTGATCACGACGCTGGCGTTCAACCTGTTCGGCGACGGCGTGCGCGACGCGTTCGACCCGCGCTTCTCGCAGCAACTGCGCCGGTGA
- a CDS encoding ABC transporter ATP-binding protein, which translates to MALLEVEDLRVSFDTPDGVVRAVRGLSFTLAAGSTLGLVGESGSGKSVAVQTITRLTRGADVEGSVRLDGVDLLTASEEELREVRGARIGMIFQDPLSSLHPYHRIGWQIEEIIRAHEDVGRAEARTRAADLLGLVGIPRPETRVDDYPHQFSGGMRQRVMIAMAMALSPEVLIADEPTTALDVTVQAQVLDVMRRLQEEFGTAIIMVTHDLGVIAELADDVVVMYAGAAMERAPRRELFYRYHHPYTEGLLTSLPLRGEVSGRLRPIPGSPPSLIAVPPGCPFAPRCRYAFERCSITPPLAGVLADPRHQSACWLPADRPRQQSAEEAA; encoded by the coding sequence ATGGCGCTGCTGGAGGTCGAGGATCTCCGGGTCTCGTTCGACACCCCGGACGGCGTGGTCCGCGCCGTCCGGGGACTGTCGTTCACGCTGGCCGCGGGGTCCACGCTGGGCCTGGTGGGGGAGTCGGGGTCGGGAAAGTCGGTGGCCGTGCAGACCATCACCCGGCTCACCCGCGGCGCCGACGTCGAGGGCAGCGTCCGCCTGGACGGGGTGGACCTGCTGACGGCGAGCGAGGAGGAGCTGCGCGAGGTGCGCGGCGCGCGGATCGGGATGATCTTCCAGGATCCGCTGTCCAGCCTGCATCCGTACCACCGGATCGGCTGGCAGATCGAGGAGATCATCCGGGCGCACGAGGACGTCGGGCGGGCGGAGGCGCGGACGCGGGCCGCCGACCTGCTCGGGCTGGTCGGCATCCCGCGGCCGGAGACCCGGGTGGACGACTACCCGCACCAGTTCTCCGGCGGCATGCGGCAGCGGGTGATGATCGCGATGGCGATGGCGCTCTCGCCGGAGGTGCTGATCGCGGACGAGCCGACGACGGCGCTCGACGTCACCGTCCAGGCGCAGGTGCTGGACGTGATGCGGCGGCTGCAGGAGGAGTTCGGCACCGCGATCATCATGGTGACGCACGACCTCGGCGTGATCGCGGAGCTGGCCGACGACGTCGTCGTCATGTACGCCGGCGCGGCCATGGAGCGGGCGCCGCGGCGCGAGCTGTTCTACCGCTACCACCACCCGTACACCGAGGGACTGCTGACGTCGCTGCCGCTGCGCGGCGAGGTGTCGGGGCGGCTGCGGCCGATCCCGGGCAGCCCGCCGAGCCTGATCGCGGTGCCGCCGGGCTGCCCGTTCGCGCCGCGCTGCCGGTACGCGTTCGAGCGCTGCTCGATCACCCCGCCGCTGGCCGGCGTGCTGGCCGACCCGCGGCACCAGTCGGCCTGCTGGCTGCCGGCGGACCGGCCGCGGCAGCAGAGCGCGGAGGAGGCGGCCTGA
- a CDS encoding ABC transporter ATP-binding protein — protein MDTEPLLRVEGLVKEFPAGASALTGRPGGVVHAVDGVSLDVAPGETLGLVGETGCGKSTLARCMARLLEPTGGRVFFEGADITHLSGARMRPLRRNLQMIFQDPFGSLNPRRRVGAIIGDPFAIHGLAGRHERKRRVQELMELVGLNPEHYNRFPAEFSGGQRQRIGIARALALRPRLLVCDEPVSALDVSIQGQIINLLADLRQELGLTYVFISHDLSVVRHVSDRIAVMYLGKIVELAPSEVLFERPRHPYTRALLSAAPVADPDAADSRRRVILGGDVPSPVAPPPGCRFHPRCPKAREDCALAEPPLVPVLGDPDEHRAACWHPLRAGEDLAAVPAPVPGGVR, from the coding sequence ATGGACACCGAGCCGCTGCTTCGGGTGGAGGGGCTGGTCAAGGAGTTCCCTGCCGGGGCGTCCGCGCTCACCGGCCGCCCGGGCGGGGTGGTGCACGCCGTGGACGGGGTCAGCCTCGACGTCGCGCCCGGCGAGACGCTGGGGCTGGTGGGCGAGACCGGCTGCGGCAAGTCGACGCTGGCCCGTTGCATGGCCCGGCTGCTGGAACCGACCGGCGGCCGGGTCTTCTTCGAGGGCGCCGACATCACCCATCTGTCCGGCGCGCGGATGCGGCCGCTGCGCCGGAACCTGCAGATGATCTTCCAGGACCCGTTCGGCTCGCTGAACCCGCGCCGCCGCGTCGGCGCGATCATCGGCGACCCGTTCGCGATCCACGGGCTGGCCGGACGCCACGAGCGCAAGCGCCGGGTGCAGGAGCTGATGGAGCTGGTCGGGCTGAACCCGGAGCACTACAACCGGTTCCCGGCCGAGTTCTCCGGCGGCCAGCGCCAGCGCATCGGCATCGCGCGGGCGCTGGCGCTGCGGCCGCGGCTGCTGGTATGCGACGAGCCGGTGTCGGCGCTGGACGTGTCGATCCAGGGCCAGATCATCAACCTGCTCGCCGACCTGCGGCAGGAGCTCGGCCTGACCTACGTGTTCATCTCGCACGACCTGTCCGTCGTGCGGCACGTCAGCGACCGGATCGCCGTCATGTACCTCGGCAAGATCGTCGAACTGGCGCCCTCGGAGGTGCTGTTCGAGCGCCCGCGGCACCCGTACACGCGGGCGTTGCTGTCGGCGGCGCCGGTGGCCGACCCCGACGCCGCCGACAGCCGCCGCCGGGTGATCCTGGGCGGTGACGTGCCGTCGCCCGTGGCGCCCCCGCCGGGCTGCCGGTTCCACCCGCGCTGCCCGAAGGCGCGCGAGGACTGCGCGCTGGCCGAGCCGCCGCTCGTGCCGGTGCTCGGCGACCCGGACGAGCACCGGGCCGCCTGCTGGCACCCGCTGCGGGCCGGCGAGGACCTCGCGGCGGTGCCCGCGCCGGTGCCGGGAGGCGTGCGATGA
- a CDS encoding ABC transporter substrate-binding protein has protein sequence MRHARARWAAAVIGVAGLLALAGCGGNGGSAAGSNSTGEAVTGGTLNMLGAGDVDYMDPNVSYYSVGYLNLRLWSRQLFTYPAEDGKTTTAVPDLAKDMPTQDNGGISSDGKTYTITLRDGVNWNTSPARAVTAADVVRGVKRTCNPVQPFGGTPDFADLIVGYQDFCDGFAQVPQDAKSIANYIDATDLPGVTATDDTTVTFTLTHPATYFVDMLTLPAFSPAPEEVMAYLPGSTELGQHEISDGPYQVESWEPTKSITYTRNPSWDSSTDPIRKAYVDKIVVDETVSQDSIQQQLQTGTPSADMQFDVQVPPSQLAGLMSADDPNLNLGDTSSTNPYIVFNTASPNNASALSKPQVRQALEYALNRDDIIQVLGGPKVTPPLTHVLPKEVNGSKDSDLYPYDVDKAKQLLADAGYPDGLTLKFLYRNASEGSSKAFQTAQQDLQKAGITVTGVPSPNADFYTKYLQVPSVAQAGTWDLALAGWGPDWYGDAALSFFKPLFSGPPSFPPAGSNFGLYENPDLDSLIQQASQAATKDDAAKLWDQADQQVMKDAVFFPITDPLNANYHASQVNNAVYIPAFQNFDPANVWLTKGEQGG, from the coding sequence ATGAGGCACGCCAGAGCACGATGGGCCGCCGCCGTCATCGGCGTGGCCGGCCTGCTGGCCCTCGCCGGGTGCGGGGGCAACGGCGGCAGCGCCGCCGGAAGCAACTCCACGGGCGAAGCCGTCACCGGCGGCACGCTCAACATGCTGGGCGCGGGCGACGTGGACTACATGGACCCGAACGTCAGCTACTACTCCGTCGGGTACCTGAACCTGCGGCTGTGGAGCCGGCAGCTGTTCACCTACCCGGCCGAGGACGGCAAGACCACCACCGCCGTCCCGGACCTCGCCAAGGACATGCCGACGCAGGACAACGGCGGCATCAGCTCCGACGGCAAGACGTACACGATCACGCTGCGCGACGGCGTGAACTGGAACACCAGCCCGGCCCGCGCGGTGACCGCCGCCGACGTCGTCCGCGGCGTCAAGCGCACCTGCAACCCGGTGCAGCCGTTCGGCGGCACGCCGGACTTCGCCGACCTCATCGTCGGCTACCAGGACTTCTGCGACGGGTTCGCGCAGGTGCCGCAGGACGCCAAGTCGATCGCGAACTACATCGACGCCACCGACCTGCCCGGAGTCACGGCGACCGACGACACGACGGTGACCTTCACGCTGACGCACCCGGCGACGTATTTCGTCGACATGCTGACGCTGCCGGCCTTCTCGCCGGCGCCGGAGGAGGTCATGGCCTACCTGCCGGGCAGCACCGAGCTGGGCCAGCACGAGATCTCCGACGGGCCGTACCAGGTGGAGTCGTGGGAGCCGACGAAGTCGATCACCTACACCCGCAACCCGTCGTGGGACTCGTCCACCGACCCGATCCGCAAGGCCTACGTCGACAAGATCGTCGTGGACGAGACGGTCAGCCAGGACTCCATCCAGCAGCAGTTGCAGACCGGCACGCCGTCGGCGGACATGCAGTTCGACGTGCAGGTGCCGCCGTCGCAGCTGGCCGGGCTGATGAGCGCTGACGACCCCAACCTGAATCTGGGCGACACGTCGTCGACCAACCCGTACATCGTGTTCAACACGGCGTCGCCGAACAACGCGTCGGCGCTGAGCAAGCCGCAGGTGCGGCAGGCGCTGGAGTACGCGCTCAACCGGGACGACATCATCCAGGTGCTGGGCGGGCCGAAGGTGACGCCGCCGCTGACTCACGTGCTGCCGAAGGAGGTCAACGGGTCCAAGGACTCCGACCTGTACCCGTACGACGTCGACAAGGCGAAGCAGCTGCTCGCCGACGCCGGCTACCCGGACGGGCTGACGCTGAAGTTCCTGTACCGCAACGCGTCCGAGGGCAGCAGCAAGGCGTTCCAGACGGCCCAGCAGGACCTGCAGAAGGCCGGCATCACCGTCACCGGCGTGCCGTCGCCGAACGCGGACTTCTACACGAAGTACCTGCAGGTGCCGTCGGTCGCGCAGGCCGGGACGTGGGACCTGGCGCTGGCCGGGTGGGGCCCGGACTGGTACGGCGACGCGGCGCTGTCGTTCTTCAAGCCGCTGTTCTCCGGCCCGCCGTCGTTCCCGCCGGCCGGCAGCAACTTCGGCCTCTACGAGAACCCGGACCTGGACTCGCTGATCCAGCAGGCGTCCCAGGCGGCGACGAAGGACGACGCCGCCAAGCTGTGGGACCAGGCCGACCAGCAGGTCATGAAGGACGCCGTGTTCTTCCCGATCACCGATCCGCTCAACGCGAACTACCACGCGTCGCAGGTCAACAACGCCGTCTACATCCCGGCGTTCCAGAACTTCGACCCGGCGAACGTGTGGCTGACCAAGGGCGAGCAGGGCGGCTGA